One Gossypium raimondii isolate GPD5lz chromosome 3, ASM2569854v1, whole genome shotgun sequence genomic window carries:
- the LOC105796097 gene encoding uncharacterized protein LOC105796097, whose amino-acid sequence MIMKNSVMIFFALVLLLASPEADGQRPENRLEPKLLSNDQLATSSRLGRKADVGSAATASLVAAPDQEDNDNNPGYEHYGSNTDPNNLVHHSYINGTNPYPKHKKSP is encoded by the coding sequence ATGATCATGAAGAACTCAGTGATGATCTTTTTCGCCCTGGTTTTGCTCTTGGCATCTCCGGAAGCTGACGGACAAAGGCCCGAAAACCGGCTGGAGCCGAAGCTCTTAAGCAACGATCAGCTTGCAACCAGTAGCCGTCTGGGTCGAAAAGCTGACGTCGGAAGTGCTGCTACGGCGAGCCTTGTTGCTGCGCCCGATCAGGAAGATAATGACAATAACCCGGGGTACGAACACTACGGAAGTAATACTGATCCAAACAATCTAGTTCACCATTCCTACATAAATGGAACCAATCCTTATCCTAAGCACAAAAAATCACCATAA